A window of bacterium genomic DNA:
ACGCAGCGCACGTTCATCCGCTGCTATCTGAATCTCCGGAGATACGATCCGCGGCGTCCGTTCCGTCCATGGCTCTATCGCATTCATCTGAACGGCTGCAAATCGGCGGCGCGCAACAGGGGTCGTCGCAGCGAGCGGTTCGTTTCCGTGGACTCGGCAATCCTACCGGTTGATCCGGTCGAGTCCACCGGCGTTGAAGAGATTATACTGCGGCAGATTGACCGGTTGCCGCCCCGTCAGAAGGCTGCGTTCATTCTGATCGAGATCGAAAACCACACGTCGCCGGAAGCGGCGGAGATATTGGGTTGTTCCGATTCCACCGTTCGCGTGCATCTGGCCCGAGCGAAGGAAACGTTGCG
This region includes:
- a CDS encoding RNA polymerase sigma factor, giving the protein TQRTFIRCYLNLRRYDPRRPFRPWLYRIHLNGCKSAARNRGRRSERFVSVDSAILPVDPVESTGVEEIILRQIDRLPPRQKAAFILIEIENHTSPEAAEILGCSDSTVRVHLARAKETLRRRLTELGIEY